From one Alicyclobacillus acidocaldarius subsp. acidocaldarius Tc-4-1 genomic stretch:
- a CDS encoding transposase — protein sequence MTQKYDKEFKLHAVELALESDRPASEVARDLGISPKSLYGWIAKYREDPDHRERQIVRT from the coding sequence GTGACACAGAAGTACGACAAAGAATTTAAACTGCACGCAGTAGAGTTGGCGCTCGAGAGTGACAGACCGGCGAGCGAAGTGGCTCGTGATCTCGGGATTTCCCCGAAGAGCTTGTATGGGTGGATCGCCAAGTATCGTGAGGATCCCGATCACCGTGAGCGTCAAATAGTCCGCACCTAG
- a CDS encoding MFS transporter, protein MESRDRFRWRTYENFIVVIMFFTYGLVMMDRLSITYLFPFIAPTLKLNEAQIGMSVSILSICWAISSWLFSSWSDLINAKKRFLVIAILIFSLASFSTGLATTFGLLLFARGLMGAAEGPVVTIAQTSVVAESTPHRMGFNIGFVQSSTALLGTVVAPLLVVAIAQHAGWHNAFYILTIPGLIVAFILMKFMREPKLIHQSETEAHVRPNPGDYKVVFKHRNVWLCMVISIGFMSWLFAFTTFAPTFLTSIDKFSPSQASLIMSAMGLGSFVWGLIGPYLSDRIGRKPVIISFGLAATIPPILIALLHVNVGTFMILALLSALAQGYAPIFLSVIPGESVPRAFVATAMSLIILVGELCGGTIVPTVAGALADAVSPTAPLWMAAAGSFLVFLVSFGLKETAPVILKRRGIAVEMETVRVIHQ, encoded by the coding sequence GTGGAATCCAGGGACCGCTTTCGGTGGCGGACTTATGAGAATTTCATTGTCGTTATCATGTTTTTCACCTACGGTCTCGTCATGATGGATCGGCTAAGCATCACCTACTTGTTCCCCTTTATTGCGCCCACACTTAAATTGAATGAAGCCCAGATAGGTATGTCGGTATCCATCCTGTCCATCTGCTGGGCCATTTCTAGTTGGTTGTTTTCAAGTTGGTCCGATCTTATCAACGCAAAAAAACGGTTTCTGGTTATTGCTATCCTCATCTTCTCGCTTGCATCCTTCTCGACAGGATTGGCCACGACGTTTGGGCTTTTGCTGTTCGCGCGAGGTCTTATGGGGGCTGCAGAAGGCCCAGTGGTGACGATCGCGCAGACGTCCGTCGTCGCAGAATCGACGCCGCATCGCATGGGATTCAACATTGGTTTTGTGCAAAGTTCCACTGCTCTGCTGGGGACCGTTGTGGCGCCTCTGCTGGTCGTTGCCATTGCTCAACATGCGGGTTGGCATAATGCGTTTTACATCCTCACCATACCGGGTTTAATCGTCGCGTTCATCCTTATGAAGTTCATGCGCGAGCCTAAGCTCATCCATCAAAGTGAGACGGAGGCCCATGTGCGTCCAAACCCTGGTGACTACAAGGTCGTCTTCAAACACCGCAATGTGTGGTTATGCATGGTGATTTCGATCGGGTTCATGAGTTGGCTGTTCGCCTTTACAACCTTCGCGCCAACGTTTTTGACCTCGATCGACAAATTCTCTCCGTCTCAGGCGTCGTTGATCATGAGTGCCATGGGGCTTGGGAGTTTTGTCTGGGGACTTATCGGACCGTACTTGTCAGACCGAATCGGCAGGAAGCCTGTGATTATTTCCTTTGGTCTCGCTGCGACCATCCCGCCGATTCTGATTGCGCTGCTACACGTCAACGTGGGTACGTTCATGATCCTAGCGCTACTGTCGGCCCTGGCACAGGGATATGCGCCAATCTTCTTATCAGTCATCCCGGGTGAGTCGGTGCCGCGTGCGTTTGTCGCGACCGCCATGTCGCTTATCATCCTTGTGGGTGAATTATGCGGTGGCACGATTGTCCCCACGGTTGCAGGCGCCTTGGCGGACGCAGTGAGTCCAACGGCCCCGCTTTGGATGGCTGCTGCAGGCTCGTTCTTAGTGTTCTTGGTTTCCTTCGGACTGAAAGAGACTGCGCCAGTGATTCTGAAGAGGCGAGGAATCGCTGTCGAAATGGAGACGGTCCGAGTTATTCACCAGTAA
- a CDS encoding cupin domain-containing protein translates to MDMQSLDERFRVYYERLKEKHLGPLWNSIGSIMTKEPKPKSIPYLWKWKDVAPFVKEAGELVTLDRGGERRVVFFRNPGVADLEPWGWGAATDTLYAGIQLLLPGEKAPSHRHNQSAIRFIIQGSGAFTIVEGERIAMEAGDFLITPAGLWHDHVHEGDEPMIWLDCLDIPLLYKLGVMFFENFPEFNQPVTFPDNYALLRYSAPGLRPIQDRNNLVAPQTVFKWSFTKQALERLGQLEPDPYDAYAMEYINPVTGEAAGQTIGAMMQMLPPGHHTRAHRHVHSAIYHVFEGSGYTVIEGVRFAWEKGDTFVIPNWAWHEHVNTGSRSAYLFSTNDRPVMERLRLERWEEYPNGHQVVTAEFQ, encoded by the coding sequence ATGGATATGCAATCGTTGGACGAACGTTTTCGTGTTTACTATGAACGGCTTAAGGAGAAACACTTGGGTCCTTTGTGGAATTCGATTGGAAGCATCATGACGAAGGAGCCGAAACCTAAATCGATCCCCTATTTATGGAAGTGGAAAGACGTTGCTCCCTTTGTTAAAGAAGCGGGAGAACTTGTGACATTGGACCGCGGTGGGGAACGCCGGGTCGTGTTCTTTAGGAATCCCGGCGTTGCTGACCTGGAGCCGTGGGGCTGGGGGGCTGCAACTGACACGTTGTACGCTGGGATCCAGTTACTTCTGCCCGGGGAAAAGGCGCCGTCTCATAGGCATAATCAATCGGCGATTCGATTTATCATCCAAGGGTCTGGTGCGTTCACCATCGTCGAAGGTGAGCGAATCGCGATGGAGGCAGGGGATTTTCTAATTACGCCCGCAGGGCTTTGGCACGATCACGTGCATGAGGGCGACGAGCCGATGATCTGGCTAGATTGTCTTGATATACCCCTTCTCTACAAATTGGGCGTAATGTTTTTTGAAAATTTTCCTGAATTCAATCAGCCTGTAACGTTTCCAGACAACTACGCTCTTCTAAGGTATTCTGCTCCTGGACTTCGTCCGATTCAAGACCGTAACAACCTCGTAGCGCCACAGACAGTATTCAAGTGGTCATTCACAAAGCAAGCTCTGGAACGGTTGGGCCAATTAGAACCCGATCCTTACGATGCGTATGCGATGGAATACATTAACCCTGTCACGGGGGAGGCGGCTGGCCAAACAATCGGTGCAATGATGCAAATGCTTCCTCCTGGACATCACACGCGTGCACACCGGCATGTACACAGCGCTATTTACCATGTCTTTGAAGGCAGTGGTTACACCGTCATCGAGGGAGTTCGGTTTGCTTGGGAGAAAGGAGATACCTTTGTAATCCCGAACTGGGCGTGGCATGAGCACGTCAACACGGGATCGCGAAGTGCCTATCTGTTTTCTACCAATGACCGCCCCGTCATGGAACGACTGAGACTTGAGCGGTGGGAGGAATATCCGAACGGCCATCAAGTTGTCACGGCCGAGTTCCAATAA
- a CDS encoding FAD-dependent monooxygenase: MTYFGEDRSKPVLVVGAGPVGLTAALALRRYNIPVVVLEAEPQGRLRPGSRAIFIHRATLQLLEAVYTGLGFTLARHGLVWPVKRTFFRGREVYVRRYPPVDPSQLPPFTSLPQVEIERYLYEACLQAGVEFAWSQRVEDVEVKADGVRLSASSGVTWEAPYVVAADGARSDVRRAVGIRMEGSRSANAFVVVDVQEDLDHPLPLERVFHYQHPAVDGRNVLFVPFSGGWRIDLQLFEDDNEEAFSGVDGVRSWLPRVMDKKYADRITWVSTYQFLQVVAASFTDEVRRVLLVGEAAHLFAPFGARGLNSGVADAVSAARAIARALETASASEARRAVEEFAEERRRAALYNRNAAGIALEHLQGTSIGMRMKRYAGAVLSPIWQEFGRWLDEGPYGPKSGPPGLDTKY, translated from the coding sequence GTGACATACTTTGGGGAAGACCGCTCCAAACCCGTGTTGGTTGTAGGCGCAGGGCCGGTGGGATTGACCGCGGCTCTGGCTTTGCGCCGGTATAACATTCCCGTCGTTGTCTTAGAAGCAGAGCCGCAAGGGCGATTACGCCCTGGAAGCCGTGCGATCTTTATTCACCGTGCCACGTTGCAACTGTTGGAAGCCGTGTACACAGGGCTCGGGTTTACGTTGGCGAGGCACGGCCTTGTGTGGCCCGTTAAACGGACCTTTTTCCGAGGAAGGGAAGTGTACGTGAGGCGGTATCCTCCGGTCGATCCAAGTCAACTGCCTCCGTTCACCAGCCTGCCTCAGGTCGAGATCGAGCGTTACCTGTATGAGGCTTGCCTGCAAGCTGGGGTCGAATTCGCCTGGTCTCAGCGCGTGGAGGATGTTGAGGTCAAGGCGGATGGCGTGCGGCTCTCTGCGTCTTCGGGAGTCACGTGGGAGGCACCCTACGTCGTGGCGGCGGACGGCGCCCGTTCCGACGTGCGCCGAGCGGTCGGCATTCGCATGGAGGGATCACGCTCGGCGAATGCGTTTGTCGTTGTCGACGTGCAAGAGGATTTAGATCATCCGCTGCCTCTGGAGCGTGTGTTTCACTATCAGCATCCGGCTGTAGATGGCCGAAATGTGCTCTTCGTTCCATTTTCCGGAGGGTGGCGGATCGACCTCCAACTATTCGAGGATGACAATGAAGAAGCGTTTAGCGGAGTAGATGGCGTGCGGTCATGGTTGCCGCGAGTCATGGATAAAAAATATGCTGATAGAATTACTTGGGTATCAACGTATCAGTTCCTACAAGTAGTCGCAGCGTCATTTACGGACGAGGTACGCAGGGTTTTACTCGTAGGAGAAGCTGCCCATTTGTTCGCTCCCTTTGGAGCTCGAGGCTTGAATTCCGGCGTTGCAGACGCTGTTTCTGCAGCGAGGGCGATTGCTCGTGCACTTGAAACCGCATCGGCAAGCGAAGCGCGACGGGCGGTGGAGGAATTCGCCGAAGAAAGGCGCCGTGCGGCGCTGTACAACCGAAACGCGGCTGGGATCGCGTTGGAGCACTTACAGGGCACGTCCATAGGGATGCGGATGAAACGTTACGCGGGGGCCGTCCTTTCGCCGATTTGGCAAGAGTTCGGAAGGTGGCTCGATGAAGGACCCTATGGTCCGAAATCTGGACCGCCGGGGTTGGACACGAAGTATTGA
- the tnpC gene encoding IS66 family transposase has translation MMNPTATPNQLETLQARCEAQEKEIAELKKQVKLLLEQLRLARHRQFGKSSERITDDQIRLDLIFNEAEAEAQPEAEEPTFETVTYQRRKKQPGQRDAMLADLPVERIEYRLPEEERICPCCGEVMDEAGVEIRRELIHIPAQTKVREHVQQQYACRMCDKHRTETPMVKAQMPKPPIPGSLASASMLAYVIDKKYVDGLPLYRLEEQFARQGLRLTRQTLANWVVLGTTRWLEWIYNRLHEELLKRRYLHADETTLQVLHEPGRPAEATSYMWLYRSGQDGPPIVLFDYQETRSKEHPKRFLKGFKGYLHVDGYSGYNEIPDVKLVGCWAHARRKFHEAHTALPAEERKKPTAARIGLEYCNRLFKIERALKDAPPEERHAKRQRLSRPVLDEFLTWLQEQGEQVLPKSALGQAVSYCLNQWPKLTAFLEDGHLELDNNRSERSIKRFVIGRKNFLFANTPRGARASAIAYSLVETAKENGLDPYLYLEYLFERLPNIRTDDPTMDDLLPWSERLPERIRRRTKKA, from the coding sequence ATGATGAACCCAACAGCGACCCCGAACCAACTGGAAACCCTGCAGGCGCGCTGCGAAGCACAAGAGAAGGAAATCGCGGAGCTGAAAAAGCAGGTCAAGTTGCTGCTGGAACAGCTTCGTCTGGCCCGCCATCGGCAATTCGGGAAATCCAGCGAACGCATAACGGACGACCAGATACGCTTGGACCTGATATTCAACGAGGCGGAGGCGGAGGCGCAGCCAGAGGCAGAGGAACCCACCTTCGAAACGGTGACGTACCAGCGGCGCAAGAAGCAGCCAGGGCAGCGGGACGCCATGCTGGCAGACCTTCCGGTGGAGCGGATTGAATACCGTCTGCCGGAGGAAGAACGGATCTGTCCGTGCTGCGGCGAGGTCATGGACGAGGCAGGTGTCGAGATCCGTCGCGAGCTCATCCACATCCCGGCACAGACGAAGGTGCGCGAACATGTCCAGCAACAATACGCATGCCGGATGTGTGACAAGCATCGGACCGAAACGCCCATGGTCAAGGCGCAAATGCCCAAGCCCCCGATACCGGGCAGCCTGGCGTCCGCTTCGATGCTGGCGTACGTGATCGACAAGAAATACGTGGATGGCTTGCCGCTGTACCGCCTGGAGGAGCAGTTTGCCCGGCAAGGCCTGCGGTTGACCCGGCAGACCCTGGCGAACTGGGTGGTGTTGGGGACGACGCGGTGGCTCGAATGGATATACAACCGGCTGCATGAGGAGTTGCTCAAGCGCCGGTACCTCCATGCGGACGAGACGACACTGCAGGTGCTGCATGAGCCGGGGAGACCTGCCGAGGCGACATCGTACATGTGGCTGTACCGAAGCGGTCAGGATGGGCCACCGATTGTTCTGTTTGACTATCAGGAGACTCGTTCGAAGGAGCACCCGAAGCGATTTCTCAAGGGATTCAAGGGTTATCTGCACGTGGACGGGTACAGCGGGTACAACGAGATTCCGGATGTGAAGCTGGTTGGATGTTGGGCACACGCCAGACGCAAGTTTCACGAGGCGCATACCGCGCTGCCGGCAGAGGAGCGAAAGAAACCGACAGCGGCCAGGATAGGATTGGAATACTGCAACCGGTTGTTCAAGATTGAACGCGCCCTGAAAGACGCGCCGCCAGAAGAACGTCACGCAAAGCGGCAGAGATTAAGCCGACCGGTGCTGGACGAGTTTTTGACGTGGCTTCAGGAGCAGGGTGAACAGGTACTGCCCAAGAGCGCCTTGGGGCAGGCGGTTTCGTATTGCCTCAACCAATGGCCGAAGCTCACGGCGTTTCTGGAGGACGGGCATCTGGAGTTGGACAACAATCGGAGCGAACGATCGATCAAGCGGTTTGTGATTGGCCGGAAGAATTTCCTGTTCGCGAACACGCCACGGGGCGCGCGGGCGAGCGCCATCGCGTACAGCCTAGTGGAGACGGCCAAGGAGAACGGACTGGATCCATACTTGTACCTGGAATACCTGTTCGAACGGCTACCCAACATCCGAACTGACGACCCGACGATGGACGACTTGCTGCCGTGGTCGGAGCGTCTGCCAGAGCGAATCCGCAGACGGACGAAAAAAGCATAG
- a CDS encoding DinB family protein, whose translation MESVAFIRNRVLQLHEELERAVEDISSEALHWKPSENAWSVAQVLAHVSEFEHFFSSDVLNLKANPGARFGRTVDHPERLRAVALSRDEALEDLLEGVRRGKQEVLSMLGALRDDDLEIEGDNPKFGRRTIAWVIDHFIIEHLEKHIGQIRRTYAAFCNNN comes from the coding sequence TTGGAAAGCGTTGCGTTCATTCGAAATCGCGTCCTTCAGTTGCACGAAGAGCTGGAAAGAGCAGTGGAAGATATCAGTTCAGAGGCATTGCACTGGAAACCGAGTGAAAACGCCTGGTCGGTCGCGCAAGTGCTTGCCCACGTGTCTGAGTTCGAGCATTTCTTCAGCAGTGACGTGTTGAATTTGAAAGCAAACCCTGGTGCCCGTTTCGGGCGCACTGTAGACCATCCGGAACGGCTCCGAGCTGTCGCGCTCTCGAGGGACGAGGCGTTGGAAGATCTGCTTGAGGGCGTCCGACGCGGAAAGCAGGAAGTGTTGTCGATGTTAGGCGCACTGCGAGATGACGATCTGGAGATCGAAGGTGACAACCCTAAGTTCGGAAGGCGAACGATAGCGTGGGTGATTGATCACTTCATTATAGAGCACCTTGAGAAACATATAGGGCAAATTCGGCGTACGTACGCAGCCTTCTGTAACAACAATTGA
- a CDS encoding fumarylacetoacetate hydrolase family protein has translation MRIVTFHANGDVRLGLELGDVFIDANRACACMLKMQGDPAPERLANALLPSDPLSFLQAGARAMDEARRVLAFVTNHREELKDCLVPASSVKRLAPVPRPGKIICVGRNYYDHVSEMKRDLPRIPVIFAKLQNTVCAHGDVIPFPRVSDQLDYEAELAVIIGKRGRDISQEKALEYIAGYTAYNDITVRDWQQRTSQWLQGKSFDKTGPMGPALVTVEDIPDPQNLSIRLWLNGELRQDDTTRNMIFSVAQLISFISQVMTLEPGDVIATGTPGGVGVAMDPKGFMKVGDVVRVEIERIGVLENCIGEA, from the coding sequence GTGCGCATTGTGACATTTCATGCAAACGGCGACGTGCGACTAGGATTGGAACTAGGGGACGTGTTTATCGATGCCAACCGGGCGTGCGCCTGCATGTTAAAAATGCAAGGGGATCCTGCCCCAGAACGATTGGCAAACGCGTTGCTCCCTTCAGATCCACTCTCCTTTTTGCAAGCGGGGGCGCGTGCGATGGACGAAGCTCGAAGGGTACTCGCTTTTGTAACAAACCACAGGGAAGAGTTGAAAGATTGCTTGGTACCAGCTTCATCGGTTAAACGACTTGCGCCTGTCCCGCGCCCGGGAAAAATCATCTGCGTAGGTCGAAACTACTATGACCATGTCTCTGAGATGAAGCGTGATCTGCCACGAATCCCTGTAATTTTCGCAAAGCTACAAAACACTGTGTGTGCGCACGGAGATGTGATTCCATTTCCGCGAGTCTCGGACCAGCTAGACTACGAGGCGGAATTGGCCGTGATCATTGGGAAACGTGGCCGAGACATTTCGCAAGAGAAAGCATTGGAATATATAGCGGGTTATACCGCATATAACGACATCACGGTGCGGGACTGGCAACAAAGGACGTCCCAATGGTTGCAGGGAAAGTCGTTTGATAAGACGGGGCCGATGGGGCCAGCATTGGTGACGGTTGAGGACATTCCGGATCCGCAGAACTTATCGATCCGGTTGTGGCTCAATGGCGAACTCCGGCAAGACGACACCACACGAAACATGATCTTTAGTGTTGCCCAATTAATCTCCTTTATCTCACAGGTGATGACGCTCGAACCTGGAGATGTAATTGCGACTGGTACTCCTGGGGGCGTTGGTGTAGCGATGGATCCCAAGGGGTTTATGAAAGTCGGGGATGTGGTACGCGTGGAAATCGAACGAATTGGAGTTCTGGAAAATTGCATCGGTGAAGCGTGA
- the tnpB gene encoding IS66 family insertion sequence element accessory protein TnpB (TnpB, as the term is used for proteins encoded by IS66 family insertion elements, is considered an accessory protein, since TnpC, encoded by a neighboring gene, is a DDE family transposase.) — MLNIGAGPGELRVYLACGSTDMRKSIDGLAALVQESFHLDPFSPAVFVFCNRGRDKLKLLYWEHNGFWLYYRRLERGRFQWPDTSDGKTLVISHRELNWLLDGLPWNQPKAHRRVTAKKVV, encoded by the coding sequence ATGCTGAACATCGGTGCTGGACCGGGAGAGTTGCGCGTGTACCTGGCTTGCGGCAGCACAGACATGCGCAAGTCCATCGACGGATTGGCGGCTCTGGTGCAGGAGTCGTTTCACCTGGACCCGTTTTCTCCCGCGGTGTTCGTGTTCTGTAACCGGGGGCGGGACAAACTGAAGCTGCTGTACTGGGAGCACAACGGCTTCTGGCTGTATTATCGGCGGCTGGAGCGGGGCCGGTTTCAATGGCCGGACACAAGCGACGGCAAGACCCTCGTCATCAGCCACCGGGAGCTGAACTGGCTGTTGGACGGACTGCCATGGAACCAACCGAAAGCACACCGAAGGGTTACCGCGAAAAAAGTGGTGTGA
- a CDS encoding acyl-CoA thioesterase yields MRMRVQWGETDAAGIVFYPNYFRWFDTATHEYFRMIGLSIRELQKKGVITPILSASCEFENPLYYDDEIVITSEITEVRNKTIRIDHTVRRAGIVTGRGHEWRGWVVEQGGKLQAIPIPDDVLERLRSARVS; encoded by the coding sequence ATGAGGATGCGCGTTCAGTGGGGGGAAACGGATGCCGCGGGCATCGTGTTCTATCCAAACTATTTCAGATGGTTTGATACGGCGACACACGAATACTTTCGCATGATTGGTCTGTCGATTCGGGAGTTACAAAAAAAGGGGGTGATTACGCCTATCCTTAGTGCTTCTTGTGAGTTTGAGAATCCGCTTTACTACGATGACGAGATTGTCATCACTTCTGAGATCACAGAAGTGCGTAACAAAACCATTCGGATCGACCACACAGTGCGGCGCGCCGGCATCGTTACGGGGCGAGGACATGAGTGGCGTGGTTGGGTGGTGGAGCAAGGTGGCAAGCTGCAGGCGATTCCGATACCCGATGACGTGCTAGAAAGGCTTCGGTCGGCTCGCGTTTCATAA
- the tnpA gene encoding IS66 family insertion sequence element accessory protein TnpA, which produces MTKAELEELRELWRARVADFRASGLTGAAWCAAHQVKEHQLWYWVGKFKADTNHSGRQRDHAEPRFIPVRVEKSAPEVTDKPLSVRVGPAVIEVTPGYDTELLRDVVRTLASLC; this is translated from the coding sequence TTGACAAAAGCAGAGTTGGAGGAACTTCGCGAGCTTTGGCGTGCCCGCGTGGCGGACTTTCGGGCCAGCGGATTGACAGGCGCAGCGTGGTGTGCTGCGCATCAGGTCAAGGAACACCAGCTGTGGTATTGGGTCGGCAAGTTTAAGGCGGACACCAACCACAGCGGCCGTCAACGTGATCATGCTGAGCCGCGTTTCATCCCGGTGCGTGTGGAGAAATCCGCGCCTGAAGTGACGGACAAGCCGCTGTCCGTGCGCGTGGGCCCTGCTGTCATCGAGGTCACGCCCGGTTACGATACTGAACTGCTGCGCGATGTGGTGCGCACCTTGGCCTCGCTATGCTGA
- a CDS encoding IS1634 family transposase, which translates to MYIRVIRRKNKNGSVTGYVQLAHNYRDPNTGQPKAKVLYTFGREDEIDLEALRRLAQSIHRFVGDEFTAGRGQSEGIQTTLLDSRPMGGAYLLDELWRQLGLDEVLRERLADRKFKAAVERVIFAMVANRALAPSSKLAMEEWVDREVALPGMTELDVWQAYRAMDFLLDVAEDLQYEVFRRVSDLLNLDVDLLFFDTTSTYFETEDESDDGLRRKGYSKDHRPDLPQVVIGLAVTREGIPVRCWTWPGNTADMSVVEEVKQDLIGWRLGRVITVVDRGFVSESNLRILQRAGGHYIAGEKMTSGKPAVEAALAHPGRFREVRPNLKVKEVVVGDGEARVRYVLAFNPEEAKRDAARREAMLRELRMELERLKELQGEAHTKAHCRLASHPTFKRYLKQDRWGNLRIDPEAVRQAAHLDGKYLIRTSDDTLSVDDVALGYKQLLMVESAFRTLKTTLDIRPMYHRKDERIRSHVLLCWLALLLVRIAEVQTGRTWSDIRSHMQAMHRVTKSTLEGIVVQRTETTEAQREILRALRIKEPPRILKVEPRARGL; encoded by the coding sequence ATGTATATCCGAGTCATTCGCCGAAAAAACAAGAACGGTTCTGTCACCGGTTACGTGCAGTTGGCCCATAACTATCGCGATCCCAACACCGGCCAGCCCAAGGCCAAGGTCCTCTACACCTTCGGCCGCGAAGACGAAATCGACCTCGAGGCCCTCCGGCGCCTTGCCCAGAGCATCCATCGCTTCGTTGGCGACGAGTTTACCGCCGGACGTGGTCAGTCGGAGGGCATCCAAACCACGCTGCTGGACAGCCGTCCCATGGGAGGGGCGTATCTGCTAGACGAGCTGTGGCGACAGCTTGGATTGGATGAGGTCCTGCGAGAGCGGCTTGCCGACCGGAAGTTTAAGGCGGCTGTCGAGCGTGTCATCTTCGCCATGGTCGCCAATCGCGCGTTGGCGCCAAGCAGCAAGCTGGCCATGGAAGAATGGGTCGACCGTGAAGTGGCTCTCCCTGGGATGACCGAGTTGGACGTGTGGCAGGCATATCGGGCTATGGACTTTCTCCTGGATGTGGCGGAAGACCTGCAGTACGAGGTCTTCCGGCGAGTGAGTGATCTCTTGAACCTGGACGTGGACCTTCTGTTCTTTGACACGACCTCCACGTACTTCGAGACGGAGGACGAGTCTGACGACGGCCTGCGACGCAAGGGGTATTCCAAAGACCATCGGCCCGATTTGCCTCAGGTGGTGATCGGGCTTGCGGTGACGCGGGAGGGCATCCCCGTGCGCTGCTGGACGTGGCCTGGCAACACAGCGGACATGAGCGTGGTCGAGGAGGTCAAACAGGACCTCATCGGTTGGCGGCTTGGTCGCGTGATCACGGTCGTGGATCGAGGTTTCGTCTCAGAGAGCAATTTGCGGATCCTGCAACGCGCCGGGGGTCACTACATCGCTGGGGAGAAGATGACCTCCGGGAAACCAGCGGTGGAAGCGGCGTTGGCGCACCCTGGACGTTTTCGTGAGGTTCGCCCCAACTTGAAAGTGAAGGAGGTCGTGGTGGGAGACGGAGAGGCCCGGGTCCGTTACGTGTTGGCGTTCAATCCCGAGGAAGCCAAACGCGATGCGGCGCGCCGAGAGGCGATGTTGCGCGAGCTTCGGATGGAGTTGGAACGCCTCAAAGAGCTTCAGGGCGAAGCGCACACGAAGGCCCACTGTCGGCTTGCGAGCCATCCAACGTTCAAGCGCTATCTGAAACAGGACCGATGGGGAAACCTGCGGATTGACCCGGAGGCTGTGCGGCAAGCGGCTCATCTGGACGGGAAGTACCTGATCCGCACCTCAGATGACACGCTGTCCGTGGACGATGTGGCGCTGGGATACAAGCAGCTTTTGATGGTGGAGTCAGCGTTTCGTACCCTGAAGACGACGTTGGACATCCGTCCCATGTATCACCGGAAGGACGAGCGCATTCGGTCGCATGTGCTGCTTTGCTGGCTGGCCTTGTTGTTGGTGCGCATCGCGGAGGTCCAAACTGGGCGGACATGGTCAGACATCCGCTCTCACATGCAAGCGATGCACCGGGTGACGAAGAGCACGCTGGAAGGGATTGTCGTGCAGCGGACAGAGACGACAGAGGCGCAGCGGGAGATCCTGCGAGCCTTGAGGATCAAGGAACCACCGAGGATCCTGAAGGTAGAACCTCGAGCAAGAGGGCTGTAG